In Geobacter anodireducens, a genomic segment contains:
- a CDS encoding pseudouridine synthase, protein MQITTTFRHMEQSEALKSYAAEKLERVKKYIDEPITAQVFLTVEKIRHIAEVTLTAKGVTIKAAEETNDMYAALDAVIDKIERQLRRYKERLKEHKPSADDRALEIQKSVVTAESIEQRTEPVVIRSKTISIKPMSVEEAVMQMDLLHKDFLVFTDASTEAINVVYRRKDGNYGLIEPQRK, encoded by the coding sequence ATGCAGATTACCACGACATTCAGACACATGGAGCAGAGCGAGGCCCTTAAGAGCTACGCCGCTGAAAAGCTGGAGAGGGTAAAGAAATATATCGACGAGCCGATTACCGCTCAGGTATTTCTCACGGTGGAGAAGATCCGCCACATCGCCGAAGTGACCCTTACCGCCAAGGGAGTTACCATCAAGGCCGCGGAAGAAACCAATGACATGTATGCCGCGCTGGATGCGGTGATCGACAAGATCGAGCGGCAGCTTCGCCGCTACAAGGAGCGGCTCAAGGAGCACAAGCCGTCTGCCGACGATCGGGCCCTGGAAATCCAGAAGAGCGTCGTTACGGCCGAAAGCATCGAGCAGCGGACCGAACCCGTCGTGATCAGAAGCAAGACCATCTCCATCAAGCCCATGTCCGTGGAAGAGGCTGTGATGCAGATGGATCTCCTGCACAAGGATTTCCTCGTGTTCACCGACGCGTCAACCGAGGCCATCAATGTTGTCTATCGCAGGAAGGACGGCAACTACGGCCTCATCGAGCCCCAGCGCAAGTAG
- a CDS encoding HPr kinase/phosphorylase, with protein sequence MNSISLAIQDLLDDTEYGLELVLLAGGAGVGHRIHSSRIQKPGLALTGYTEHLHPDRVQVLGNTEISYLRQIAEQQALTHIQKLCGYPISCFIVTKGLDPPAFLKAEVEKAGIPLLVTPHQSSTFISLITKFLEERLLPTTHIHGVLVDVLGVGVLILGKSGIGKSECALDLVIRGHRLVADDVVYVKKKMPAALVGQAAEAIQHHMEIRGLGVINVKNLFGVSSIREKKIIDMVIELIDWDPVQEYDRLGLDDEVYAILDVDLPHIKIPVRPGRNLTSIIEVAARNHLLKGMGYHSAREFHEKLLARMEVRPLGNEVE encoded by the coding sequence TTGAACAGCATCAGTCTCGCTATTCAGGATCTCCTCGACGATACGGAGTACGGGCTCGAACTCGTGCTGCTCGCCGGTGGCGCGGGTGTGGGGCACCGCATTCACAGTTCCCGCATCCAGAAGCCGGGGCTCGCCCTCACCGGCTATACGGAACACCTGCACCCCGACCGGGTCCAAGTGCTCGGCAACACGGAGATTTCGTATCTCCGACAGATAGCGGAACAGCAGGCGCTCACCCACATCCAGAAGCTCTGCGGCTACCCCATCTCCTGCTTCATCGTCACCAAGGGGCTCGATCCGCCGGCCTTTCTCAAGGCCGAAGTGGAAAAGGCCGGCATTCCCCTGCTGGTGACGCCGCACCAATCCTCCACGTTCATTTCGCTGATCACGAAATTCTTGGAGGAACGCCTTCTTCCCACCACCCACATTCACGGCGTCCTGGTTGATGTCCTTGGGGTAGGGGTGTTGATCCTGGGCAAGAGCGGCATCGGCAAGAGCGAGTGCGCCCTTGACCTCGTGATCCGGGGGCACCGCCTGGTGGCGGACGACGTGGTGTATGTCAAGAAGAAGATGCCGGCGGCGCTGGTGGGCCAGGCAGCCGAAGCGATCCAGCATCACATGGAGATCCGGGGGCTCGGGGTCATCAACGTCAAGAATCTGTTCGGCGTCTCCTCCATCCGCGAGAAAAAGATCATCGACATGGTGATCGAACTCATCGATTGGGACCCTGTCCAGGAGTACGACCGGCTCGGCCTGGATGACGAGGTGTACGCCATCCTCGATGTGGATCTGCCCCACATCAAGATTCCCGTGCGTCCGGGCCGCAACCTTACCTCCATCATCGAAGTGGCGGCCCGCAACCACCTTCTCAAGGGCATGGGCTATCATTCCGCCCGTGAATTCCACGAAAAACTTCTGGCCCGCATGGAAGTCCGTCCCCTCGGGAACGAGGTTGAATAG
- a CDS encoding RNase adaptor protein RapZ — protein sequence MRVLVITGLSGSGKSTAVRVLEDEGFFCVDNLPVLLFPTIIDLVCRSGENVAGVALVMDIRGRDFIKGFENIFQQIDEAGHSVEVIFFDATDEVLVRRFSETRRRHPALESGSVPEGIRYEREQLAGLRRLATHVIDTSELNVHQLKELVHARIKGESGTRPMTIHLQSFGYRFGIPLESDIVMDVRFLPNPHFVPELKPGTGLDENVRTYVLEKQETRQFLERFKGLLEFLVPSYQREGKSYLTVSVGCTGGRHRSVAIVEELRTFFAGLGLAAKVSHRDKEKG from the coding sequence ATGCGCGTTCTTGTGATCACAGGGCTTTCGGGCTCCGGCAAGTCAACGGCGGTACGCGTGCTGGAGGACGAAGGGTTCTTCTGCGTCGACAACCTACCGGTTCTTCTGTTCCCGACCATCATCGATCTGGTCTGCCGCTCGGGTGAGAATGTGGCTGGCGTGGCACTGGTCATGGATATCCGCGGCCGGGACTTTATCAAGGGATTTGAGAACATTTTTCAGCAGATCGACGAAGCGGGGCACTCGGTTGAGGTAATCTTTTTCGATGCCACCGATGAAGTGCTGGTCCGCCGGTTCTCTGAGACCCGCCGTCGCCACCCGGCCCTGGAAAGCGGGTCTGTGCCGGAGGGAATCCGCTATGAACGGGAACAACTTGCCGGGCTCAGAAGGCTGGCCACGCATGTGATCGATACGTCGGAGCTGAACGTGCACCAGTTGAAGGAACTGGTCCACGCCCGCATCAAGGGCGAGTCGGGAACACGCCCCATGACAATTCACCTGCAATCCTTCGGCTATCGGTTCGGGATTCCTCTGGAGTCGGACATCGTGATGGATGTCCGTTTTCTTCCCAACCCCCATTTCGTGCCGGAACTGAAGCCGGGGACGGGGTTGGACGAGAACGTCCGCACCTATGTTCTGGAAAAGCAGGAAACCAGGCAGTTTCTCGAACGGTTCAAGGGGCTGCTGGAGTTTCTCGTTCCCTCCTACCAGCGCGAGGGGAAATCATACCTGACCGTTTCCGTGGGATGCACCGGCGGCCGGCATCGATCAGTCGCCATTGTCGAAGAACTGCGGACATTCTTCGCCGGGCTCGGACTGGCTGCGAAGGTGTCCCATCGGGACAAGGAAAAAGGATGA
- a CDS encoding PTS sugar transporter produces MIGLVLVTHAGLAKELLRAAEMIVGSIEEAQAIGIEQGDQVEGIMDRISAAVKQVSGNGAIIMTDMFGGTPSNMSLSFLEGERVEVLTGVNLPMVIKFASERQKATVAELAGLLRDCGRESIAVAGDYLK; encoded by the coding sequence ATGATAGGACTTGTTCTTGTAACTCACGCCGGCCTGGCAAAGGAACTGCTGAGGGCCGCCGAAATGATAGTGGGCTCCATTGAAGAGGCCCAGGCAATAGGTATCGAACAGGGCGATCAGGTGGAAGGCATCATGGACAGGATTTCCGCTGCCGTCAAGCAGGTGTCCGGCAATGGCGCCATCATCATGACCGACATGTTCGGCGGCACTCCTTCCAATATGAGTCTGTCCTTTCTCGAAGGAGAACGGGTAGAGGTCCTCACGGGTGTCAACCTCCCGATGGTGATCAAATTCGCGAGCGAGCGGCAGAAAGCTACCGTCGCGGAACTGGCGGGTTTGCTCAGGGACTGCGGACGGGAGAGCATAGCCGTTGCCGGCGATTATCTGAAATGA
- a CDS encoding phosphocarrier protein HPr gives MLEREFTIVNKLGLHARASALLVKTASRFHSDIKIEREGVEVNGKSIMGIMMLAAAKGTTIRVRVAGDDEEEAMASLGEIITNGFGEE, from the coding sequence ATGCTTGAGAGGGAATTCACCATAGTAAACAAACTCGGCCTCCACGCACGGGCATCTGCCCTGCTGGTCAAAACGGCCAGCCGGTTCCATTCGGACATCAAGATCGAGCGGGAAGGGGTCGAGGTGAACGGCAAGAGCATCATGGGCATAATGATGCTCGCCGCTGCCAAGGGAACGACCATCCGAGTACGGGTGGCAGGAGACGATGAGGAGGAGGCCATGGCCTCTCTCGGCGAGATAATCACCAATGGGTTCGGCGAGGAGTGA
- a CDS encoding phosphoenolpyruvate--protein phosphotransferase encodes MGSARSETRVFSGIGASPGIAIGTARVTDRSRVIVVEAAVPPEDIPAEVARFTTALSRSRDDLLALKESLAARRGAEHLYVVDAHLLILDDSMLRQGTIDLIERDGINAEAALKKNLDKFKEFFAGIDDDYLRERFGDVETVVERILRHMVGKRHERIDAIDEGKRLIVAHDLSPTDILQMDKGKVVGFVTDLGGRTSHTSILARAFEIPAVVGLETITAEDIDGLPVIIDGTTGTIVVNPSEEMFRDYLRKKQHYDYLEQELLKLKDLPAETQDGHRMRLMGNIEFPEEIPSLTSHGGQGVGLYRTEMLYMNRPELPDEEEQYRAYAAIVENVAPDPVAIRTLDIGGDKLATDLHLEDEMNPAMGLRAIRLSLRRPEVFKSQLRAILRAGRKGTVRLFFPMISGIEEVRSAKAILRECMEELRSADIPFDEEIETGIMIEVPSAVTIADLLAREVDFFSVGTNDLIQYSLAIDRTNEHLAHLYQPLHPAILRSLKTVVDAAHAAGIRVCMCGEMAGEPLYLPILLGLGFDELSMTAVSIPRVKKILRRARRADAERLVARALTFATAAEVESFVKSEISARFSESFD; translated from the coding sequence ATGGGTTCGGCGAGGAGTGAAACCAGGGTATTCAGCGGCATAGGCGCGTCGCCGGGGATCGCCATCGGCACTGCCCGCGTCACTGACCGCAGCCGCGTTATTGTGGTCGAAGCCGCGGTGCCGCCCGAGGATATTCCGGCGGAGGTGGCACGATTCACCACTGCCCTGTCACGCTCGCGGGACGACCTGCTGGCTCTCAAGGAATCTCTCGCCGCCCGCAGGGGCGCAGAGCACCTCTATGTGGTCGACGCCCACCTTCTGATCCTCGACGACAGCATGCTGCGCCAGGGCACGATTGATCTCATCGAGAGGGACGGGATCAACGCCGAGGCTGCGCTCAAGAAAAACCTCGACAAGTTCAAGGAGTTCTTCGCAGGGATCGACGACGATTATCTGCGGGAGCGTTTCGGGGACGTGGAAACCGTGGTCGAGCGGATTCTGCGTCACATGGTCGGCAAACGTCATGAGCGTATCGACGCCATTGACGAGGGAAAACGGCTCATTGTCGCCCATGATCTCTCCCCCACCGATATCCTCCAGATGGACAAGGGGAAAGTCGTCGGTTTCGTCACCGATCTGGGGGGGAGGACCTCCCACACGTCCATTCTGGCCCGTGCCTTCGAGATCCCGGCAGTGGTCGGCCTTGAAACCATCACGGCTGAGGATATCGATGGCCTGCCGGTCATCATCGACGGCACCACCGGCACCATTGTCGTCAATCCTTCCGAAGAGATGTTCCGCGATTACCTGCGGAAAAAACAGCATTACGACTACCTGGAACAGGAGCTCCTGAAGCTCAAGGACCTGCCCGCCGAGACCCAGGACGGTCACCGCATGAGACTCATGGGGAATATCGAATTTCCCGAGGAAATTCCTTCCCTCACGAGCCACGGTGGCCAGGGCGTGGGGCTCTACCGCACAGAGATGCTCTACATGAACCGGCCGGAGCTCCCTGACGAGGAAGAGCAGTACCGGGCCTACGCAGCCATTGTGGAGAATGTCGCACCCGACCCGGTCGCCATCAGGACCCTCGACATCGGCGGGGATAAGCTGGCCACCGATCTGCACCTGGAAGACGAGATGAACCCTGCCATGGGGCTGCGCGCCATCCGGCTGTCCCTTCGCAGGCCTGAAGTCTTCAAGTCCCAGTTGCGGGCGATTCTACGGGCCGGCCGCAAGGGTACGGTGCGGCTCTTCTTCCCCATGATTTCCGGTATCGAGGAAGTGCGGAGCGCCAAGGCAATCCTCCGTGAATGCATGGAAGAGCTGCGTTCGGCCGACATCCCCTTTGACGAGGAGATCGAGACGGGCATCATGATCGAGGTGCCGTCCGCGGTGACCATCGCCGACCTGCTGGCGCGGGAGGTGGATTTTTTCAGCGTGGGGACCAATGACCTGATCCAGTATTCGCTGGCCATCGACCGGACCAATGAGCATCTGGCGCACCTGTATCAGCCGCTTCACCCCGCCATTCTCCGTTCGCTCAAAACCGTGGTCGATGCGGCCCATGCCGCGGGAATCCGTGTCTGCATGTGCGGTGAAATGGCGGGCGAGCCCCTCTACCTGCCGATCCTGCTCGGGCTCGGGTTTGACGAACTGTCGATGACAGCCGTTTCCATTCCCCGGGTCAAGAAGATCCTTCGACGCGCCAGGCGCGCCGACGCCGAGCGGTTGGTTGCCCGCGCACTCACCTTTGCCACCGCAGCCGAGGTGGAGTCCTTTGTGAAAAGCGAGATTTCAGCGCGTTTTTCCGAGAGTTTCGACTGA
- a CDS encoding methionine adenosyltransferase (catalyzes the formation of S-adenosylmethionine from methionine and ATP; methionine adenosyltransferase), translating to MEMKDYIFTSESVSEGHPDKVADQVSDAVLDAILTQDKTARVACETLVTTGMAVIAGEITTTAVVDYPKVVRETIKEIGYNDSAMGFDWETCAVLVSIDKQSPDISQGVTEGEGMFKEQGAGDQGLMFGYACNETPELMPMTIMYSHRLTQKLAEVRKNGTLGFLRPDSKSQVSIQYVDDKPVRIDTVVISSQHTPEVSYETIKEGIIEEVVKKIIPTELMDDKTRFLINPTGRFVVGGPMGDCGLTGRKIIVDSYGGHGAHGGGAFSGKDPSKVDRSAAYMGRYVAKNLVAAGLCERCEVQVAYAIGVAEPVSVMVDTAGTGKIPSVRIAEIIREVFDLRPRAIIEQLDLLRPIYRKTAAYGHFGRELPEFTWERTDRVDIIRQKA from the coding sequence ATGGAGATGAAGGATTATATTTTCACGTCCGAATCGGTATCCGAAGGCCACCCCGACAAGGTTGCCGACCAGGTTTCGGACGCCGTTCTCGATGCGATACTTACCCAGGACAAAACGGCGAGGGTTGCCTGTGAAACCCTTGTTACCACCGGCATGGCGGTAATCGCCGGCGAAATCACCACCACCGCTGTGGTTGACTATCCGAAGGTCGTGCGCGAGACCATCAAGGAGATCGGCTACAACGATTCAGCCATGGGCTTCGACTGGGAAACCTGCGCGGTTCTCGTCTCCATCGACAAGCAGTCCCCCGACATCTCCCAGGGCGTCACCGAGGGGGAGGGCATGTTCAAGGAGCAGGGCGCGGGCGACCAGGGGCTCATGTTCGGCTATGCCTGCAATGAAACTCCCGAGCTCATGCCGATGACCATCATGTACTCCCATCGGCTGACCCAGAAGCTGGCCGAGGTCCGCAAGAACGGAACCCTCGGTTTCCTTCGCCCCGACTCCAAATCCCAGGTTTCCATCCAGTACGTCGACGACAAGCCGGTCCGGATCGACACCGTGGTCATCTCGTCCCAGCATACGCCGGAAGTCTCCTATGAAACCATCAAGGAGGGGATCATCGAGGAGGTCGTCAAGAAGATCATCCCCACGGAGCTCATGGACGACAAGACCCGCTTCCTCATCAACCCCACCGGCCGGTTCGTGGTCGGCGGCCCCATGGGCGACTGCGGCCTCACGGGCCGCAAGATCATCGTCGACAGCTACGGCGGCCACGGCGCCCACGGCGGCGGCGCCTTCTCGGGCAAGGATCCTTCCAAGGTCGACCGTTCGGCTGCCTACATGGGGCGTTACGTGGCCAAGAACCTGGTGGCGGCGGGGTTGTGCGAGCGTTGCGAGGTGCAGGTGGCATACGCCATCGGCGTTGCCGAGCCCGTGTCGGTCATGGTCGACACCGCGGGCACCGGCAAGATCCCCTCTGTCCGAATCGCCGAGATCATCCGCGAGGTCTTCGATCTGCGCCCCCGCGCCATCATTGAGCAGCTTGACCTGCTTCGCCCCATTTACCGCAAGACCGCTGCCTACGGCCATTTCGGACGTGAACTCCCCGAATTCACCTGGGAGCGGACCGACAGGGTCGACATCATCCGTCAGAAAGCCTAA
- a CDS encoding DNA-binding response regulator — MTEEKPHILLVEDEIHLARGICFNLEMEGYRVSHVESGEAALERLAYDRFALIILDVMLPGIDGFTVCEQVRATDARVPILILTARADDGDRITGLDRGADDYLTKPFNLNEFLLRVRGMLRRSAWYRPEPVEEGYRFGDNEVFLLSYHARTAQGEVDLTELEVKMLSLFFHREGEAIPRGDILENVWGYSSDAETRTLDNFIVRLRKYFEPNPAKPLYFQTVRGVGYRFSRKPGTGDRESGTGNI; from the coding sequence ATGACTGAGGAAAAACCGCACATTCTGCTGGTTGAAGACGAAATCCACCTGGCTCGGGGGATCTGCTTCAACCTGGAGATGGAAGGATACCGCGTCAGTCATGTGGAGAGCGGCGAAGCTGCCCTGGAGCGGCTGGCCTATGACCGGTTCGCGCTCATCATCCTTGACGTCATGCTGCCGGGCATCGACGGGTTTACCGTATGCGAACAGGTGCGCGCCACCGACGCACGCGTGCCGATACTCATCCTCACCGCCCGGGCCGATGACGGCGACCGGATCACGGGCCTCGACCGGGGCGCGGACGATTATCTGACCAAGCCGTTCAATCTGAACGAATTTCTTCTTCGCGTGCGCGGCATGCTGCGCCGCTCGGCCTGGTACCGGCCGGAACCGGTGGAAGAGGGATACCGCTTCGGCGACAACGAGGTTTTTCTCCTCTCCTACCATGCGCGGACCGCCCAGGGCGAAGTGGACCTGACCGAACTGGAGGTCAAGATGCTGTCGCTCTTCTTTCACCGTGAAGGGGAAGCGATCCCGCGGGGAGATATCCTGGAAAACGTGTGGGGCTACAGCTCCGATGCCGAGACCCGTACGCTCGACAACTTCATTGTCCGACTGCGCAAGTACTTCGAGCCGAACCCGGCAAAACCGCTCTATTTCCAGACCGTCAGGGGGGTGGGATACCGCTTCAGCAGGAAACCCGGGACCGGGGACCGGGAATCGGGGACCGGAAACATCTGA
- a CDS encoding two-component sensor histidine kinase, with amino-acid sequence MQTRRQGATHNPMRWLRKLANPLFALIGIQVVWGLFVFYWIYWFVGRHKEFRELALRYRPELLVRGFDWIVLVEGLILLVLILAGVYALFIFWRRQSKLYREQKEFISQVTHELKSPLASIKLHLETIRLRKPPPDKLERFLDTMLEDTERLDNLISNFLMAAKLEQKFRTTQQTVVDFSAFLVRSMERLGQHLPEGGNLTLQIDEGIRAAIDAEAMETALRNLFENAILYSPGAPDIRVALTRSGGDCVLTFSDQGIGIAPHDIRKIFRMFYRVRRPGETIRGTGLGLWIVKSVIREHGGRIAVSSRGNGMGTTFTITLPLARGGDRQ; translated from the coding sequence TTGCAAACCCGGCGCCAGGGTGCTACACACAATCCCATGAGATGGCTCAGGAAGCTAGCCAATCCGCTTTTCGCCCTCATCGGCATCCAGGTGGTATGGGGACTCTTCGTCTTCTACTGGATCTACTGGTTCGTGGGGCGGCACAAGGAGTTCCGGGAACTGGCCCTCCGCTACCGGCCCGAACTGCTCGTCCGCGGCTTCGACTGGATAGTGCTCGTGGAGGGACTCATCCTGCTGGTGCTCATCCTGGCCGGGGTTTATGCACTCTTCATCTTCTGGCGCCGCCAGTCCAAGCTCTACCGCGAACAAAAGGAATTCATCTCCCAGGTTACCCACGAGCTCAAGTCGCCGCTGGCATCCATCAAGCTCCACCTTGAGACGATCCGGCTGCGCAAGCCGCCGCCCGACAAGCTGGAGCGGTTCCTCGACACCATGCTTGAGGACACCGAGCGCCTCGACAACCTCATCAGCAATTTCCTCATGGCGGCCAAGCTTGAGCAAAAGTTCCGCACGACCCAGCAGACTGTCGTCGATTTTTCCGCCTTCCTCGTCCGCTCAATGGAGCGCCTGGGACAACATCTGCCCGAGGGAGGAAACCTGACGCTCCAGATAGACGAGGGAATCCGGGCAGCCATCGATGCGGAGGCCATGGAGACGGCGCTTCGCAACCTCTTTGAAAATGCGATCCTGTACAGCCCCGGAGCTCCCGATATCAGGGTTGCCCTGACCCGCTCCGGCGGGGACTGCGTCCTCACCTTCAGCGATCAGGGCATTGGCATCGCCCCCCACGACATCAGGAAGATATTCAGGATGTTCTACCGGGTTCGCAGACCAGGAGAAACCATCCGGGGAACCGGCCTGGGACTCTGGATCGTCAAATCGGTGATCCGGGAGCATGGGGGACGGATCGCCGTTTCGAGCCGGGGAAACGGCATGGGGACGACCTTCACCATTACACTGCCGCTGGCCCGCGGAGGGGATCGTCAATGA
- a CDS encoding 2-nitropropane dioxygenase: MVGPLKIGRHEVKYPLIQGGMGVRISGGRLAGHVAKCGGVGLVAAAGISLNSGLFTGANYLQSNPEAMRQELRKAYAIAPDGVIGVNIMVALTDYEELVRASVEGGAKVIVCGAGLPLTLPELTAHAPEVALVPIVSSVRAAQLIAKKWEKGFSRLPDAVVVEDPDTAGGHLGEKLENIGAGTYDQYGTIRAIKAFFLEEYGVSVPVVAAGGIWDRDDVLHALEQGADAVQMASRFVPTVECDADEAYKQAYLECRREDIGLIMSPAGLPGRAILRNQDQIVLHDQLKGVACGNGCLKKCSYKETGERFCIVSALDRAQRGDVETGLIFCGTNAWKADRITTVQEVFDELFAVGEEAVKAA; encoded by the coding sequence ATGGTCGGACCGCTGAAAATCGGCAGGCATGAAGTGAAGTATCCCCTCATCCAGGGCGGGATGGGGGTGAGGATATCGGGGGGACGGCTCGCCGGTCATGTGGCAAAGTGCGGCGGAGTCGGCCTGGTGGCTGCTGCGGGGATATCCCTCAACAGCGGCCTGTTCACGGGCGCGAATTACCTCCAGAGCAATCCCGAGGCCATGAGGCAGGAATTGCGCAAGGCTTATGCCATCGCTCCCGACGGGGTCATTGGCGTGAACATCATGGTGGCGCTGACCGATTACGAGGAACTGGTCCGTGCCTCCGTCGAAGGCGGGGCCAAGGTCATCGTCTGTGGCGCAGGGCTTCCCCTGACCCTGCCGGAACTGACCGCCCACGCCCCCGAGGTCGCCCTGGTCCCCATCGTCTCGTCGGTCCGGGCGGCCCAGCTCATTGCCAAGAAGTGGGAAAAGGGATTCAGCCGTCTGCCCGATGCGGTGGTTGTGGAAGACCCTGACACCGCCGGCGGACACCTGGGCGAGAAACTGGAAAACATCGGCGCCGGCACCTATGACCAGTACGGCACCATCAGGGCGATCAAGGCCTTTTTCCTCGAAGAATACGGAGTTTCGGTGCCGGTTGTCGCTGCGGGAGGAATCTGGGATCGCGACGACGTGCTCCATGCCCTTGAGCAGGGGGCAGACGCCGTGCAGATGGCCAGCCGGTTCGTGCCGACCGTCGAGTGCGATGCCGACGAGGCCTACAAGCAGGCGTACCTCGAGTGCCGCCGGGAAGACATCGGGCTCATCATGAGCCCGGCAGGGTTGCCCGGGCGCGCCATCCTCCGCAACCAGGACCAGATCGTGCTCCACGATCAGCTCAAGGGGGTTGCCTGCGGCAATGGCTGTCTCAAAAAGTGCTCCTATAAAGAAACCGGCGAGCGGTTCTGCATCGTCAGCGCCCTTGACCGGGCCCAGCGCGGCGATGTGGAAACCGGGCTGATCTTCTGCGGAACCAACGCCTGGAAGGCGGATCGGATCACCACGGTTCAGGAGGTCTTCGACGAACTCTTCGCAGTGGGTGAGGAGGCGGTAAAAGCCGCCTGA
- a CDS encoding adenosylhomocysteinase (catalyzes the formation of L-homocysteine from S-adenosyl-L-homocysteine): protein MTQPVARDTAGTFNDCCIRDISLAAWGRKEMIIAETEMPGLMAIREEYAATRPLQGARIAGSLHMTIQTAMLIETLVALGAEVRWASCNIFSTQDHAAAAIAAAGIPVFAYKGESLEEYWEFTHRIFEWHDGGTPNMILDDGGDATLLLHLGSDAEKDPSVIANPTCEEEQYLFASIRKRLAEKPGWYSKVAAAIKGVTEETTTGVHRLYQMHEKGTLKFPAINVNDSVTKSKFDNIYGCRESLVDGIKRATDVMIAGKVAVICGYGEVGKGCAQAMRGLQAQVWVTEIDPICALQAAMEGYKVVTMEYAADKADIFVTTTGNINVITHDHMKAMKHNAIVCNIGHFDNEIEVAALKQYQWENIKPQVDHIIFPDGKRIILLAEGRLVNLGCATGHPSYVMSSSFANQTLAQIELFCNPGKYPVGVYMLPKELDEKVARLQLKTLGAMLTELTDEQAAYIGVPKNGPYKSGHYRY from the coding sequence ATGACCCAACCCGTTGCGCGGGATACCGCCGGAACGTTCAATGACTGTTGCATCAGGGATATTTCCCTTGCCGCCTGGGGACGCAAGGAAATGATCATTGCCGAGACCGAAATGCCGGGCCTCATGGCGATCCGCGAGGAGTACGCCGCCACCCGGCCCCTCCAGGGCGCCCGCATCGCCGGCTCGCTCCACATGACCATCCAGACCGCCATGCTCATCGAAACCCTCGTGGCCCTCGGCGCCGAGGTGCGCTGGGCCTCGTGCAACATCTTCTCCACCCAGGACCATGCCGCCGCCGCCATCGCCGCCGCCGGCATCCCCGTTTTCGCCTACAAGGGCGAATCCCTTGAGGAGTACTGGGAGTTCACCCACCGGATTTTCGAGTGGCACGACGGCGGCACTCCCAACATGATCCTCGACGACGGGGGGGACGCGACGCTGCTCCTGCACCTGGGAAGCGACGCCGAAAAGGATCCCTCGGTCATTGCCAACCCCACCTGTGAGGAAGAGCAGTACCTCTTTGCCTCCATCCGGAAGCGTCTCGCCGAGAAGCCGGGGTGGTACTCGAAAGTCGCTGCCGCCATCAAGGGGGTCACGGAAGAGACCACCACCGGCGTGCACCGCCTCTATCAGATGCATGAAAAGGGCACGCTCAAGTTCCCGGCCATCAACGTCAACGACTCGGTGACCAAGTCCAAGTTTGACAATATCTACGGCTGCCGCGAGTCGCTGGTGGACGGCATCAAGCGGGCCACCGACGTGATGATTGCCGGCAAGGTTGCCGTGATCTGCGGCTACGGCGAGGTGGGTAAGGGGTGCGCCCAGGCCATGCGCGGGCTTCAGGCCCAGGTATGGGTAACCGAAATCGATCCCATCTGCGCCCTTCAGGCCGCCATGGAAGGATACAAGGTGGTTACCATGGAGTATGCCGCCGACAAGGCCGACATCTTCGTCACCACCACCGGCAACATCAACGTCATCACCCACGACCACATGAAGGCCATGAAGCACAATGCCATTGTCTGCAACATCGGCCATTTCGACAACGAGATCGAAGTGGCGGCGCTGAAGCAGTACCAGTGGGAAAACATCAAGCCCCAGGTGGATCACATCATCTTCCCGGACGGTAAGCGGATTATTCTGCTGGCCGAGGGTCGCCTCGTGAACCTCGGCTGCGCCACGGGACATCCGTCCTATGTCATGTCTTCCTCCTTTGCCAACCAGACTCTTGCCCAGATCGAGCTCTTCTGCAACCCTGGCAAGTACCCGGTCGGGGTCTACATGCTCCCCAAGGAACTGGACGAGAAGGTTGCCCGGCTGCAGCTCAAGACCCTGGGCGCCATGCTGACCGAGCTCACCGACGAGCAGGCCGCCTACATCGGGGTGCCCAAAAACGGCCCCTACAAGTCGGGCCACTACCGCTACTGA